ACCGTCCGAAAGAAGCCGTGTGCTCAAACGCTTTGACCGCTTTAAAAAAATGGATTCTTCAAAGCGAGGTGAGCTTCGGAAAAATTACGAGGCATTTCAGCAACTCCCCGCAATGGACCGCCGGTCGATTCGAGAAAATTTTCGGCGCTATAAGAATTTTAGCCCTGACCGTAAGAAGAAGATGCGACGGATGCACCGCAAGCTTGGCAATATGAGCCCTGATCAACGTCGTCGGTTTAGAGAAAAAATGCGTCGTTGGAAGCGCATGTCACCGGAAGAGCGCAATCGAATGCGTGATAGGTTAAATAACGGTAACGGTGGGGGTGGTGGACCTAACTAAGGTCTATTCGTCTTTTTTATCTCGGGCCCATGAAATGAGCTTATCGAGTTTTCGTTTGTCTTCGAGGTGACTCAGAGCTTCCGACACGATGGTTGTAATGTCACCTGGAGCCCAGGGCTTCATCACATACTTATAAATCAAATCTTTGTTGATACAGGTAATGAGATCTCTCGCATCGGTATAGCCTGTAATAATAATACGAACGTTGTCATCGCTTCGCTCTTTAATTTTTTCAAGAAGCTCCGTGCCCAGCATTTCCGGCATACGCTGATCCGAGAGAATCAAGTCGATTTCATTCGCTTCAAATACTTCCAATGCCGCTTCTGGGCTGATTTCAACAAACACTTCGTAATGAGTTTCTAGGAGGTTTTTTAACGATACGAGGTTTCCCTCTTCATCATCAACTACGAGAATCTTCGCACGTTTTTCCGTGCTCGCTTTAACTTTAGCATCTTGAGCCGCTGCTAATTTTTCAGACGAGATTTCAATCTTCATCTTTACAACTCCTCATAGGTGAATGCAGATCTTCTCACGCATAGTTCTTGATAGCTAGACGCTGCTTTCCCGAACCTAGTCATTTGGCCGTCAGTTTTCAGCATTTTCCGGTTCCTTAGCTGTTTTGACTTGTTTAATAGGCAATACAATACAGAAAGTAGTGCCAGCCGGGCTGCTTTCAACATCAATGCGCCCTTGGTGGTCGCGGATAATATTGTAGGAAATCGCAAGACCCATACCGGTCCCTTTGCCAACTTCCTTGGTCGTCACAAAGGGATCAAAGAGCGTTTCTTTAACCTTTTCGGAAATGCCTGGTCCATTATCCCCAACGCGAATGTGAATATGTTCATCAACGGTTTGTGTGGATACCGTGATGATGGTGGAGGAGGCTTCACGAACCGCAAGACATGCATCCAAAGCGTTCGTGACGAGATTCATGACAACTTGTCCCAACTGGGAAGGCATACAGTGAATGTCGGGACACTTCTGGAGGTCTCTTTCCGTTTTAACCTGTTTGAGGCGATTGGAGAGAATAATCAGTGTTTGATCAACAATTGCGTTTACATTGCCCACTTTAAATTCGGCCTCATCCAGGCGAGCAAAGGATGTGAGAGACTTCACGATGCTGTTGATGCGAACCGTTCCCATTTCGTGGTGACCCGAGAGCTCAGTGATCTTGTCGAAGTCGGGCTCAAAAAGTGCTTTGGCTTGCTCACCAGATTCACCATCGGGAAGGATATCGTCGAGTGTATCTTCAAGGCGCTCAACAGCCTGTATGATACCGGCAAAACAATTCTGAACGAAGTTTACCGGGTTGTTGATCTCATGCGCTACCCCGGCGACAAGTTGACCAAGCGATGACATTTTCTCTGCCTGAACGAGCTGAGTTTGAGTTTGGCGCAAATCTTCAAGGTTTTGTTGAGCTTCACTTTTTGCTTGCTCCGCTTCACGGGTCTTACGCTTTAGGTCTCGGGTCCGTCTTGCAACTTCAGCAAAGAGATAATCAGCAGCTTTGCGTTGAACCGCCAGTGCATC
The DNA window shown above is from Deltaproteobacteria bacterium and carries:
- a CDS encoding DUF3106 domain-containing protein, with amino-acid sequence MMRLFAYGVVAALFVAPVSSFASEVNDTAPAPAPTQTTTTETTTNKTQAISKEALERWKKLSPAKQNELRKTLKRFKGMTPSERSRVLKRFDRFKKMDSSKRGELRKNYEAFQQLPAMDRRSIRENFRRYKNFSPDRKKKMRRMHRKLGNMSPDQRRRFREKMRRWKRMSPEERNRMRDRLNNGNGGGGGPN
- a CDS encoding response regulator, encoding MKIEISSEKLAAAQDAKVKASTEKRAKILVVDDEEGNLVSLKNLLETHYEVFVEISPEAALEVFEANEIDLILSDQRMPEMLGTELLEKIKERSDDNVRIIITGYTDARDLITCINKDLIYKYVMKPWAPGDITTIVSEALSHLEDKRKLDKLISWARDKKDE